In a genomic window of Ipomoea triloba cultivar NCNSP0323 chromosome 3, ASM357664v1:
- the LOC116013752 gene encoding uncharacterized protein LOC116013752, whose amino-acid sequence MEACLFSIKPTPTPRIKISPVPALPRCVHGGSRRLQRSTAVKCGGGGSSVPELERKLEEELAGMGRERGKCYEVNGVAELLECLEREAIMGDDEGRDPNDYNRRAQIFDKSSRIFQALKENSSSSDAILDSSPD is encoded by the coding sequence ATGGAGGCTTGTCTATTCTCTATCAAACCCACACCTACACCCAGAATCAAGATTTCTCCGGTTCCGGCACTGCCCCGCTGCGTTCACGGCGGCAGTAGGCGGTTGCAGAGGTCGACGGCGGTGAAATGCGGCGGAGGGGGGAGTTCAGTGCCGGAGTTGGAAAGGAAACTGGAGGAAGAATTGGCCGGAAtggggagagagagagggaagtGTTATGAGGTGAATGGGGTAGCTGAGCTGTTGGAGTGTCTGGAAAGAGAAGCCATCATGGGAGATGATGAAGGAAGAGACCCAAATGATTACAATCGAAGGGCCCAGATTTTTGACAAAAGTTCAAGAATTTTCCAGGCTCTCAAGGAAAACAGTAGCAGCAGTGATGCCATTCTTGATTCTTCTCCAGATTAG
- the LOC116013751 gene encoding rhodanese-like domain-containing protein 7, which produces MQAALPSFRRTASMAAPRMLSTSSTISPNPNPNPNPIVRRPAMKSTSEPPSLAALSFPFFSNPKFALSTAPQNATISKCFASTPATNSIPLPAAELGNEESDSTSAEPNLVVVSFYKFANFPDHAELRKPLKELCEQLRVSGGIILAPEGINGSICGTRESVEEVLAFIQCGDRLKGLRRVESPVSPEEEAIHHGHTSSSPLAAGEDAPFRWDHVRVKLKKEIVTLGMPSVSPIERVGKYIKPKDWNALISDPDVVVIDVRNDYETRIGKFKGAVDPCTAAFRDFPTWVEDRFELGESENQMHSAGSTGGSEKQATEMEKKPLPKVAMYCTGGIRCEKASSLLLRNGFEEVYHLEGGILKYLEEVPETESLWEGECFVFDKRVSVEHGLAQGTFKLCYGCKQPVSDADMDAPEWEYGVSCPYCFSSKSEEEKERARARQRQFERWGIIGGPDKGRKTAKIMESKQNSPAQMSSSL; this is translated from the exons ATGCAAGCGGCTCTCCCTTCCTTTAGAAGAACGGCGTCAATGGCGGCGCCGAGGATGCTGTCCACATCCTCAACTATTTCcccaaaccctaaccctaaccctaaccctatCGTCCGCCGTCCCGCCATGAAATCCACCTCGGAACCACCATCACTGGCGGCGCTAAGCTTCCCTTTCTTTTCCAATCCCAAATTCGCTCTCTCCACCGCACCTCAAAATGCTACTATCTCCAAATGCTTCGCTTCTACACCCGCCACGAATTCTATTCCCTTACCGGCGGCGGAATTGGGAAACGAAGAGTCCGATTCCACCAGCGCGGAGCCTAATCTGGTGGTTGTTTCCTTCTATAAGTTCGCGAATTTTCCCGACCACGCCGAGCTTAGGAAGCCATTGAAGGAGCTCTGTGAGCAACTG CGTGTGTCAGGTGGGATTATTCTTGCACCAGAAGGAATAAATGGCAGCATATGTGGCACCCGGGAATCAGTGGAAGAGGTTCTTGCATTCATTCAATGTGGTGACCGCCTAAAGGGACTTAGACGGGTGGAGTCACCAGTGAGTCCTGAGGAAGAGGCTATTCATCATGGACATACGAGCAGCTCCCCTCTTGCTGCTGGTGAAGATGCTCCGTTTCGATGGGACCATGTTAGGGTTAAGCTGAAGAAAGAG ATAGTCACGCTTGGCATGCCATCTGTCTCACCAATTGAAAGAGTTGGCAAATACATTAAGCCTAAGGATTGGAATGCGCTGATAAGTGATCCAGATGTT GTTGTTATTGATGTGCGCAATGACTATGAAACTAGAATTGGGAAGTTCAAAGGTGCAGTAGATCCATGTACAGCTGCATTCCGGGATTTCCCAACCTGGGTTGAGGATCGCTTTGAACTTGGAGAATCGGAAAATCAGATGCACTCTGCTGGTTCTACTGGAGGGTCAGAAAAGCAAGCTACGGAAATGGAAAAGAAACCACTGCCCAAAGTGGCAATGTACTGCACAGGTGGAATTCGCTGTGAAAAAGCTTCAAGTTTGCTCCTAAGGAACGGGTTTGAGGAG GTTTATCATCTGGAAGGGGGGATTTTGAAGTATCTCGAGGAAGTTCCCGAGACAGAGAGCCTCTGGGAGGGGGAATGCTTTGTGTTTGATAAGCGCGTTTCAGTTGAACACGGTTTGGCCCAAGGCACATTCAAACTTTGCTACGGTTGCAAGCAACCAGTGAGCGATGCAGACATGGACGCTCCAGAGTGGGAGTACGGCGTCTCCTGTCCGTACTGTTTCTCATCGAAATCCGAAGAAGAGAAAGAGCGAGCCAGAGCTCGTCAAAGGCAGTTCGAGAGATGGGGCATTATCGGTGGTCCAGACAAGGGTCGAAAGACAGCAAAGATCATGGAGAGTAAGCAGAACAGCCCTGCCCAGATGTCAAGTTCCCTTTAA